The sequence below is a genomic window from Oceanibaculum indicum P24.
AACGGCGGATGCCAGCGGAAAGGGCCGGGCATGAGCAGGGCACTGAAGCGCGGCCTCGCCGGTCTGGGCCTCCTGCTGGCGGCCTCCGGGCCGTCGCTGGCGGCCGACGGCCACGACATGCTGTTCGGCAGCCTGTTGGTCGATCAGCTGGAGCATGGCTGGCGCGATGGCCACGACACGGTGGAGTGGAAGGCGCAGGGCTGGATTGGCGGCGATTCCGAGAAGCTCTATCTGAAGACCGAAGGCGAGTATGTCCGGGACGACACGGTCGAGAAGGCGGAAGTGCAGCTGCTCTACAGCCGCATGATCGCCGATTTCTGGGATGTCCAGGCCGGCATCCGGCATGATTTCCGGCCCGACGATCCGTCGCGCACTTATGGCGTGTTCGGGTTCCAGGGGCTGGCGCCCTATGTCATCGAGGTCGATGCCTCCCTGTTCGTCAGCGAGAAGGGCGATGTCTCCGCCCGGTTCGAGGCCGAGCATGACATCCTGATCACCCAGCGGCTGATCGCCCAGCCCAAGCTGGAGGTCAGCGCGGCCCTGCAGGAGGTCGAGGAACTCGGCATCGGCTCCGGCCTCAACGATATCGAGCTGGGCTTCCGCGTGCGCTACGAGATCACGCGGAAATTCGCGCCCTATATCGGTGTCTCCTGGAGCCGCAGCCTCGGCAACACGGCGGATTTCGCCCGCGCCGAGGGGGAGGATGTCGATAATCTCGCCTTCCTGACCGGAATCAGGTTCGCGTTCTGACCGGGTTGCACACGAAAGCCGGCGCCTCGTAAAGGGGCGCCGGCTTCTTTTTTTGCGCCCATTTCTTGTACTGCAACCCTGGCATTCAGAAATTGCTGATATGTCAGCTTGACCTTCCCAACGCTGGAAGCCCGACCTTGGTGGAAATGGAAACACTGCACGTTCTGCTGCTGCCACCCGCAGCCTGAAAAAGCTGAGGCGTGACAGGA
It includes:
- a CDS encoding copper resistance protein B, yielding MSRALKRGLAGLGLLLAASGPSLAADGHDMLFGSLLVDQLEHGWRDGHDTVEWKAQGWIGGDSEKLYLKTEGEYVRDDTVEKAEVQLLYSRMIADFWDVQAGIRHDFRPDDPSRTYGVFGFQGLAPYVIEVDASLFVSEKGDVSARFEAEHDILITQRLIAQPKLEVSAALQEVEELGIGSGLNDIELGFRVRYEITRKFAPYIGVSWSRSLGNTADFARAEGEDVDNLAFLTGIRFAF